The following DNA comes from Rosa rugosa chromosome 5, drRosRugo1.1, whole genome shotgun sequence.
AGCAAATGTGGATTACATGTAAGCAATGAATAACAGATCTTGATTCTTTTACTGATTACTAGGGGATTTACAATAAAGGAGCAGAATGAGGCCTCGTGTATAATTATTGACTGGAAATATGCTCACTGGATCTGTGCCAGATTGGCTGAAAGGAGACAACATGTAAGCTCTCTTCTAGAAAAGCTATAGTAGCAAATGCTACTCCTTCTCTTCTTCCCTATTTTAGATGGTGAACAAAAGTTTACTTAAGCCTTTTTATGCAGTGATCTTTCATACAACGATTTCACCACTAAGTCAGCAGCTGTTAGTTGTGAACCACAAGGCGGCTTGTAAGAATATCTTTGTTAAGTTATATTTTGTTCATGTTCTGCAGAGAAAACTTTACTTACGAGTATATGTTAATTACTACAGGAACTTGCACTGCAGTTGGTTTATCATGTTTTCTTGCTGATCTTTTTGGACCCTCTATTGTTCTGTTTGCAGATCTGTTTCATGTTTGAAAATTGCAAAATGTCCAAAAAGTAAGTTGGGTTGCACATATGTCCTTTATAAATGTCTATggccttttctttgttttccacttccttccttccttttttcttttatatttttattatattttatattttttaaggCTGAAAGCTTAACAGCTATAAAAGATATCAGAATTTCTAAGGAACAAAAGACTAGAAAGTAAAATTATCAATTATCTACCAGTGCTCTGAACAATGGTGAATAAAGAACTTGGTCTCTTTACACTTCATATTTAAGTATAGAACTACAATATGCAATGCAAAAAAGTTAGTGTTAAAGTTGCAAATCTGTACGAGCATAGTTTCAATCCTATAGTGTCTTAAGTATTGAACTATGACGATCAGGGTGTGGGAGGAAGATGAGGGTTAAATCCAAAACAACTTCTTACTTAGCTTAGACAATATATACACAAGACTATAAGAGGCTGATGGATTCTTAATATTTTAAGTGTACCAGTCTCTGCTTTTTATACTTTTTAAGATCAAATGTACATTGATTATGCACCCTAAGATTTGGCCTTGTCATCTACAAGTAGCATCTTCCACAGTCTTTGCCTAGTTTAGTAAACTTTCAGGATGAAGTTTGCTGATCATTATTTCATTTGGATAATTATTTCAGATATATATAGTATATGGAAATCTTGTTTGTCGACCTGTATATGTTGTCCCCACCCCCCAGCCTTTCCATTGCAACAAAGGGATATAGAAGTCATTATCATTAGTGTCTTAAGTAttgattcttttttgttttccttctcAAGGGCTActaacctgtttttgcttttctttcctAGCTTGGTACTCTCTCCACATAAATTGTGGCGGAAAAGAAGCAACTCTCAGTGAATGGTGGTTGGGGGAATCTTCATTATACTTACTACTTATTTTTGGTATTCTTTGGTGGAAAGGCTTTCTAAGAAGAGAAAGGATGTCCTTATATTTagttgcttatatatatatatatatatatatatatatatatatatatatatatacagtccggctacactaaggatgtccttagtttttcttaggtacgaatttccggttttcacccactttccgatcaaattttcacattttaaccgttcagtttttaggtcctaatgtatagatcacctctgcaaaatttcagccaaattggtaatcattaaggcatccaaaactgcaaattacaacaatgtaaacgaacggttccagttcgacagattcggttcgttcatgtaaattgcagttttggacgccttaacgatcaccaaattggctgaaattttgcagaggtgatccatacattaggacctaaaaactgaacggttaagatgtgaaaatgtgatcggaaagtgggtgaaaacagtaaatccgttccataagaaaaactaaggacatccttatctgagaaaaatcctatatatatatatatatatatatgttgcatAGATTCATTGTTGTTGCACAATTGAGTTCTATAGATTCTTTTTAGGAATTATGTCAACTACTAAGTACAAACCATTTTGTTTCAGTGGGAGAGAAGAAGTAAAACAGCATATTCCCAGGTTGATATCGATGTGGTCAGAACTGAGTGGGCAAAGTTTGTGGTTAAAACATATATGTAAGATTTGTGTTGGTACTTCTTGGAGACCTAGTTCAAAGTTTGTGGTTATGTTTTGGTTGGACAGGATCAGTAGCTAGTACTTTGAATTGATATGTAAGAAATACTTTAACAATTGGGTACTCTATTTCTAGTTTCGGTGTGTTTTGGCAATGTATGACAATGATGTGCTATAGTAAATGACATTTGAACTAATTTGTGTTTCATATTTGCCTATTTCTAAAATCAGTACCTGTAGTGTTTattcaattcagacaacatatataagGCTATTAAATATGGTAGTACAATatcatcagacaacacataaatTTACACACATAATACCTATTGTCTTAGgaacattcacacaacagttttacTAAAGGACATATTGTGTGCAATTCCTTGCAACGACATGACCACACTATCACTGATGTCTGaggttcatttcagacaacagattcttcCGGCACATTGTTATCTCAtacgcattcagacaacacttaCATCTCGCAAACTGTTATCTTAAAtaaatttcagacaacaggggAAAAAAGTATCTGTAGTCTGaggttcatttcagacaa
Coding sequences within:
- the LOC133710852 gene encoding probable LRR receptor-like serine/threonine-protein kinase At1g53420; its protein translation is MLTGSVPDWLKGDNIDLSYNDFTTKSAAVSCEPQGGLSVSCLKIAKCPKTWYSLHINCGGKEATLSEWCGREEVKQHIPRLISMWSELSGQSLWLKHICKICVGTSWRPSSKFVVMFWLDRISS